In Acinonyx jubatus isolate Ajub_Pintada_27869175 chromosome B3, VMU_Ajub_asm_v1.0, whole genome shotgun sequence, a genomic segment contains:
- the EID1 gene encoding EP300-interacting inhibitor of differentiation 1 — protein MSEMNELSELYEEINDLQMDVMLGEGDLPQMEVGSGSREPSPNASGNGAQPQLEEEGPMEEEAAQPMAEPQGERGLANRPSPGEQPGLIAGPEFESEDEGEEFDDWEDDYDYPEEEQLSGAGYRVSAALEEANKMFLRTSRAREAALDGGFQMHYEKTPFDQLAFIEELFSLMVVNRLTEELGCDEIIDSN, from the coding sequence ATGTCGGAAATGAACGAGCTGTCCGAGCTGTATGAAGAGATCAATGACCTGCAGATGGATGTGATGCTTGGCGAGGGTGACCTTCCGCAGATGGAGGTAGGCAGCGGGAGCCGGGAGCCATCCCCGAACGCCTCCGGCAACGGGGCCCAGCCACAGCTCGAGGAGGAAGGCCCAATGGAGGAGGAGGCGGCCCAGCCAATGGCGGAGCCGCAGGGGGAACGAGGCCTTGCTAACCGGCCCAGCCCTGGGGAGCAGCCAGGCCTGATCGCGGGCCCTGAGTTCGAGAGCGAGGACGAGGGCGAGGAATTTGATGACTGGGAGGACGACTACGATTATCCGGAAGAGGAGCAGCTGAGTGGTGCGGGCTACAGAGTATCAGCGGCCCTTGAAGAAGCCAACAAGATGTTTCTGAGAACATCCAGAGCAAGGGAAGCAGCCCTGGATGGCGGGTTTCAAATGCATTATGAGAAGACCCCGTTTGATCAGTTGGCTTTTATCGAAGAGCTTTTTTCACTTATGGTTGTCAATCGTCTGACCGAAGAACTCGGCTGTGATGAGATTATTGATAGTAATTAA